TGAGATCCCGCGAAGAGAAAAGCGAGAAGCTTGTCTCGTCATGTTTTCGGGAGTGCGGTGCGCATTACGGCTGCAGCGCACCATCGGTCATGAGGCAAGGAAGATCAGGCAAGGAAAGCAGATTGTTGTCGGCTATCGCCGCGCAACATTTGCGTGCTGTCAGTAGGCACGTTCGAATGGCCGGGCCACGGAGCCGGCCAGAGAACTCACGACGAGCGAAGCCACAGAATTATCGCCCGAGGCGTCGGCGAGCAGAGGAGCATCGGCGTATCGCATCACGCCGTGCTGGCCGATCACGAATGTCGGCCGGAAATTTCTGACGTCGGCATCCCAAACCATGGCCATGCGGCGGTTGTCGAGCGTCAGCCAGCGGCCATCCAGCCGCGCGGCGGCCACCGCATGGTCCTCGCCATGAATGGTGTCGTGCAGCACCACGATCCTGAGATCGTCGGCTGCGAGGCCGGCGCGGCGCAAGGCGACGAATTTCGCAATCGCATAATCCTCGCAGTCGCCGCCGCCGCGCGCGAGCGTTGCGAGCGGCGACGTCCAGACGTCGATCTGGCCGTGCTGGGCGAGGTCGCTGATCGGCCGGATAGCGAGATTGATGGCGCGGTTGATTTCGCCGAGCCGGGCGCGGCCTTCGCGCAGCCGGGCGGCGTCGACGATGTCGAGGAATTTCAACGCGGCCGGCGACACGCAGCCGTCACGGTCGCCTTCGCAGAGCGCAAGCTGCACCATTTCGTCGTCGAGCCGGCGTTGCACGCCGAGCCATTTGTCGCGCAGTCCGCCGCTCGGGAGGGGAGATGCGGCAAGCCCGAACGGCTCGGCCGATCGCTGGATCAACTCCGCCGGTGCCGACGGCTCCGGCGTTTCAGCCCGCAGGTCACCCGGCCCGAACCAGGCCAGACCGCACGCAATGATGCCCGCACGCCATGCGCGCGCATAGACTGATAACCCCATCTGACGCCCCTCGTCCGGGCATCGGCTGGCTTGCTCTGCCTGCGCGTGACCGGATCATTTCCGAATGGGCAGGATGGGCAATGGATCTTTTGATCCGTCTAAAACGATAGGGGGCGAGCCGGGAGTTTTCGAAACAGTCTGAACGTGGCCTTGCCAGCTACAGCTAATTTTATCGATCCACTCGGATTGGGGCTCGTCAAAGCCGCCCGGTTACCCGGGTAGGGCTGCGGGATAAGGCTCAAAGTTACGGTTGCGAAAGGGTCACAGCGTCACCGAATTAACCCTGTCCGCAGATCGCTGGGTAAGCAATTATGACCTGTCCGGATGCCTCGAAGGGAGGGCGGCATCAATGGGATCCGGGGAAACTGATCAGTCTTCAGGCGGCTGTCGCTTCGCTCAGGAAGCAGAAATATTGCGTTGCAGAAAATATAAGCTATTGTATTTCCTTACCTTTATGTCTCGGGCGAGCCGTGCCCATTTCTCAATCGCCTTGGTTAAACCCCGCCTTTTCCTCGCCACACTTTCGCCCGAGAGTTTTTCCGGACCTTTTCGGTCCTGTTGCAGACTTACCCATATTGAGGGTGTTCCGCGGCCGCGTACTGTTGTGTTCCTTACCTGCGTGGTATGAAAACCCCGCAGGGAAATTTTATACTTCTTAACCATTTAGTGTGGTGCCCCATTGAACTACGCCGGGAAATTCGGATCGGGCGGTCTCGACACTGCTTCCGGCGTGGATATTGACGTTGGGCCGCTGTCACAGCACGGCCATCTTTCGTCCCACGGCAAGGTCCATGTCGACACGGTTTCGACACATGCGCCGTCCGACGCCATAATTATTTCTGATGCTCATCTGCTCTTCACCGGCGACTTCAAGCGGTCGGGCGTCGACCTGGTCCTCACCAGCGGCGACCACGAGGTCGTGTTGCCCGATTACTTCAAGGGCGAGAAACGCGCCGCACTGGCCTCGCCTGATGGCGCCCACCTCACCGGCGACATCGTCAACGCGCTGGCCGGGTACACCCAGTTCGCGCAGGCCGACGGCAGCGCCAGCGTCGCGCCGCAGCTCATCGGCCATGTCACCAAGCTGGCCGGCAACGCGACCGCGATCCGCAACGGCGTGTCGATGATCCTGAACCAGGGTGACAACGTCCTCAAAGGCGACGTTGTTCAGTCCGGTTCCGATTCGACGCTTGGCATCACCTTCATCGACGGCACCGTGTTCGGCCTCGCGTCGAACGCGAAGATGGTGCTGAACGAAATGGTCTACGACCCCAATGGGTCGGACAACAAAACGCTGCTCAGCCTGGTGCAGGGCACGATCTCCTTTGTCGCCGGCGCCACCGCCAAGAAAGGCGACATGAAGATCGACACGCCGGTCGCGACCATGGGCATCCGCGGCACCGCGGTGCTGGTCGAGATCGATTTCGATGTGCCGGTGCAGGGTGGTGCGCCGCCGGCGAAATTCCAGGTGCTGGTCGAGCCCGATGGCACCACCGGCTCCTACATCCTGTACGACAAGACCACGCTGACGCAGATCGCAACCGTCAACCGGGCGGGCACGCAGACGATCATCAACGGCCAGGGCGCGGTCAGTTTCCAGTCGTCCGTGCAACTCTCGCCCGACGCGCAGAAGATCATCAGCGATGTGTTTTCGCTGAAGTTCACCGACGTGAAAAACCCGAACACCAAGCTCACGACCAACTTTACCGACACGGTCATTCCGGAAACGATGTTCGTCAAGGTGGCCGGCAATGAGTTCGTCCCGGTTACGCTTCAGTTCCTCAACATCCCGGACAGGCCGTCGGTCGCCCCGGCGCCGGGCCCCGCACCCCAGCTCGTGCATATTCCAGGGCCGCCGCAGGCGGCGGCGTTCGGCAGCGCGCTTACTGAACGCGTCACTCTTACCGCCAGTGCCGCCGTCGACAGTGTGTCCGGCGCGGTCAACTATGTCGACGTCAACGTCGGCGACAGGCCGAGCGTCAGTGCGCAGTTTTCTTCTTTCACCTACCAGAGTGCGCAGGGCGCCAACGTCACCGCCTCCCTGACGGCGGAGCAACTGGCTGCGGTCAAGGCGGTCCAAGTGCCGCTCTCGATGGTGCAGGACCCCAACGGCAAGAACATCGGCACGGCAACCTGGACCTACAACATCGCCGATGGCGCGTTCGACTTCCTCGGTGCCGGCGAGACGCTGACGCTGACCTATCTGGCGCGGGTCGACAACAACTACGCGCCGAACAACGAGACGACGTTCGTGCCGTTTACGATCGTCATCACCGGCACCAACGACAAGCCGACGCTCTCCGCGACGGGCGGTACGATCACGGAGCGGATCGGCACCGGCAACACGGCGGTCGATACCGTGACCGGCTCCGTCACCTTCGCCGACGTTGACCTGACCGACCGGCCCGTCGTCAGCGCCGCGATCTCCACGACCGATCCGTTCCGCTACTACGATGCGGAGGGCAACGACATCACCGCGACGCTGACGCCGGCGCAACTGGCGGCGATCCTGGCCGTCGAGGTGCCGCTGAGCGTGGTGCAGGCGGCCGGCAACACCCACAAGGGCTCGGCGAGCTGGACCTACAGCATTGAGGACAGCAAGTTCGACTTCATCGCCAAGGGCGAGACGCTGACGCTCAACTACGTCGCCCAGGTCGATGACGGCCACGGCGGCGTCGTCTCCACGCCGATCACGGTCTCGATCCAGGGCGCCGACGTCGTCGTCGCCGGTACCAACGACGTGCCGACCATCGCCACGACGAGCGGTGGGTTTGCCGAGCTTTCGAACGCGGAGCAGCCGAACCCGACCGGGTCCACCGAGCTGCATACGGCGTCCGGCACCATCAGCTTCACCGACGTCGACCTGACCGACCGGCCGGTGGCGAGCGCCGCCTTCACCTCGTTCAGCTACCTGAACGCCCACAGCGTCGACATCACCTCACAGCTCACGGCCAAGCAGCTCGCGGCGATCGCGGCCGTGGATGAGCCGCTGACGGTGGTGCAGACTCCCGGCAATGCCAATGATGGTTCGGCGAGCTGGAGCTACAGCGTCGCCGACGGTGCCTTCGATTTCCTTGCCGACGGCGAGACCCTGACGCTGACCTACACCGCAACCGTCGATGACGGCCATGGCGGCGTGGTGACCAAGCCGATCGCCGTCACCGTCACCGGCAGCAACGATACGGTTAAAATTACCAGCGACCCGCAGACCGCGGCCATCACCGAACATGTCGGCACCCACCATTCGGCGACGCCGGATACCGCAAGCGGTGCAATCACGTTCACCGATGCCGATCTGACCGACACGCACGCGGTCAAGATCACCAGCGTCCACGCTACCGGCGTGACGACTGGCCTTGTTAACGGCGCGGTCCCGTCCGAGTGGCTGTCGCTCGGCCCGCTGAACGATTCCACCGACGGCAAGCCGGGCTCGCAGAGTTGGTCGTTCTCGGCGCCGGATAGTTATTTCGACTATCTCGCCGATGGCGAGGCGGTCAAGCTGACCTACACGGTGGAGGTCGACGACCATCATGGTGGCGTCACCTCGCAGAACATTGTCGTCACCGTCAACGGCAGCAACGACGCGCCTGAGATCGCCGACATCGCGCAGCA
This portion of the Bradyrhizobium sp. AZCC 2262 genome encodes:
- a CDS encoding transglutaminase-like cysteine peptidase codes for the protein MGLSVYARAWRAGIIACGLAWFGPGDLRAETPEPSAPAELIQRSAEPFGLAASPLPSGGLRDKWLGVQRRLDDEMVQLALCEGDRDGCVSPAALKFLDIVDAARLREGRARLGEINRAINLAIRPISDLAQHGQIDVWTSPLATLARGGGDCEDYAIAKFVALRRAGLAADDLRIVVLHDTIHGEDHAVAAARLDGRWLTLDNRRMAMVWDADVRNFRPTFVIGQHGVMRYADAPLLADASGDNSVASLVVSSLAGSVARPFERAY
- a CDS encoding VCBS domain-containing protein, translating into MNYAGKFGSGGLDTASGVDIDVGPLSQHGHLSSHGKVHVDTVSTHAPSDAIIISDAHLLFTGDFKRSGVDLVLTSGDHEVVLPDYFKGEKRAALASPDGAHLTGDIVNALAGYTQFAQADGSASVAPQLIGHVTKLAGNATAIRNGVSMILNQGDNVLKGDVVQSGSDSTLGITFIDGTVFGLASNAKMVLNEMVYDPNGSDNKTLLSLVQGTISFVAGATAKKGDMKIDTPVATMGIRGTAVLVEIDFDVPVQGGAPPAKFQVLVEPDGTTGSYILYDKTTLTQIATVNRAGTQTIINGQGAVSFQSSVQLSPDAQKIISDVFSLKFTDVKNPNTKLTTNFTDTVIPETMFVKVAGNEFVPVTLQFLNIPDRPSVAPAPGPAPQLVHIPGPPQAAAFGSALTERVTLTASAAVDSVSGAVNYVDVNVGDRPSVSAQFSSFTYQSAQGANVTASLTAEQLAAVKAVQVPLSMVQDPNGKNIGTATWTYNIADGAFDFLGAGETLTLTYLARVDNNYAPNNETTFVPFTIVITGTNDKPTLSATGGTITERIGTGNTAVDTVTGSVTFADVDLTDRPVVSAAISTTDPFRYYDAEGNDITATLTPAQLAAILAVEVPLSVVQAAGNTHKGSASWTYSIEDSKFDFIAKGETLTLNYVAQVDDGHGGVVSTPITVSIQGADVVVAGTNDVPTIATTSGGFAELSNAEQPNPTGSTELHTASGTISFTDVDLTDRPVASAAFTSFSYLNAHSVDITSQLTAKQLAAIAAVDEPLTVVQTPGNANDGSASWSYSVADGAFDFLADGETLTLTYTATVDDGHGGVVTKPIAVTVTGSNDTVKITSDPQTAAITEHVGTHHSATPDTASGAITFTDADLTDTHAVKITSVHATGVTTGLVNGAVPSEWLSLGPLNDSTDGKPGSQSWSFSAPDSYFDYLADGEAVKLTYTVEVDDHHGGVTSQNIVVTVNGSNDAPEIADIAQQGLVEQANTAPLATTIPVTFTDLDLSDVGHTATITGAVATGTTTGLGLDQGALIALVTPGAVTKNSGSSSGSVDLSFSAASTAFDYLPKDKVLTLTYTVAIDDGDGGVTPKTFVVTVTGTNDAPSIVGEVDPAAQTVIVAAPTAPIVLDPGVNVNSLGLNTETFDGVTTGTSSHTFQSATLGATFSASGNAGIVNGSSSVTAAPFVGPLPGGKDTTNYLTIGANGTETITFASEKNAFGLYWGSLDSYNTIKFYDGTTLVASYTGDEISPLFPTGNQGSFSSNGYVEFSGLHPFDKVVLSSSANAFEIDNISAGNVPAPVTGLSGPIKGTLSVHDGDVGDTLTAFVTGNATIEYNGSASVPGNIDISALVNAADVTFNSVPSNGGTAVLNWTYQPTNANFDFLNAGDILKIKFVAEVSDGHGHTGSQPLTITLVGAENSTNGSSILAAGPVIGTDAFGVTHNGDGTTTVTGLYVSDTDASAPNHTFTVSAAASGASSSLSPPATDGSLAAVNAALDKGITYDPGNDPSQTDMVTLTVSDGLGHSDTVHFVFNEAGQGPVTLTGTPGKDIFFTTGSDDTLTGGASADQFVFAPGQTPSADTITDFTPGEDRIDLRPFAEVVDSDNINGWLSAHAVQSSTNPADVLITLGNDTLTLKNVTVTSLHAGDFIVSPHHVA